The Dreissena polymorpha isolate Duluth1 chromosome 8, UMN_Dpol_1.0, whole genome shotgun sequence genome includes the window TTACATTTACCCGACCTGCCCTTTAAGTAGAccagtaatatttatttgttgtatgtGTTTCATTTtgccatattaaaaaaatatatgttcaagtATTATttggttaaatacatatctttaTTTGGCGCAGTTACTGCAGAAAAAATCTCGGTTACTACCGATACGTTTTcaatctttgttttgttttaaaatacgcAAGTTATTTGTTTTTGGAGTTATAAAAAAACTATGAAAAACGTTCCCAAACTACATTCTCTTTAATTTTAGTGTATGTTGCCTGAAGCAAACACATTTCTTCATGACTTCTACACAATTAGACTAGAGCGTGcaatacaaaatatcaataagcCAGAGACGTTATCGTATAAAGCTTTGTCAGTATTGAACAGTTGTGATTTGTATGCAGGGGCggttccaggatttctggttgggggggggggggtattgaaagatttgctgggggtctaGAAGGCCGATAGGGCCCCTGGTGGGTACATGGCAAAGCCCTGGTAGGTGGTCAAGGGGGgcgaagctccacgattttagtgattttgaaggctttgacaaccacttctcgaatAAGTCACGCCTTATATGtttttcatcaaagtaccttcgtaCATGTATAATgcccaaaaagtgcatagtttatcgtttagggggtccagggggcgaagcccccccgGAAGATTCACGATTTTAATGACTttaaaggctttgacaaccacttctccaGCATGTTGCGCCTTATAtgctttcatcaaagtaccttcttatgaTGCCAAAACAGttcatagtttatagttttgggggtccaggggaaGCCCCCCGGAAGGCCGATAGGGCCCCTGGTGGGTGCATGGCAAAGCCCTGGTAGGTGGTCAAGGGGGGCGAAGCTCCACGATTTTTGTGATTTTGAAGGCTTGACCAGTTttaataggtgatttagatctagttaagtgtgaaacatcaaatgaatgtactttactttggcgattttagagggggggggggcgtacgccgcgtccgccccctcCCCCCCTGGATTCGCCTATGGTATGGGTTGTTTATGCTCGATACTCAATAGCGGGGTATATTGCTCTGCAAATGTCCGTCGGTTGGCCACGCATTTTCGTTTCTGCACGAAATCTAGAAAATGCTTCAACCTGCAATCATACAAATTGGTTTGATGGTTATATTGAAGGAAATGAAGGACGACCCGTAATCGAATTGaggtaaaaaaaatccaaagtAATTGAAAGTAACATGTCAATTTAGAGATCGTCGATAACATATTTTGTAGTATTTGAATatagtatataaatatacaacTAATTTAACTAATTTAACAATTCACGAAATTAACGTTAAATACACAATACACCCAAACAAATCATTCCGCTGTCCGTGGTATACGCTCGTTCATTGTGTGCTGGGCTATACGTAAGTTTCAAAGAAGCCTCCATAAAGCATACATCCTTTGCAGTAGAAAAGAACTGTCTTGAAGCAACCAGGTGTAGACTGCCGGTTGTTCAATACATACCACCAATTTATACATATAGATAATACCCAGAAATACTTTTATTGCGTTTAATATATCAAGTACCATAGGCCAGAGCAGAATTCCGTATCTTATTGTGTGGAATCTGATCACGTTCTATACTGCTGGAAAATAAATAATTGGTTGTGTTTGTGACATGTTATGATTTTCATCATTTGAAAGTATTAACTAAATGTAATTAATGGTTGTGGTGTTCTTACCGCAAACGATTGTCGTGAAATATTTTCTTTCTATTGTGTAATATCGTTATTCGTTTATTTCTAACATGCATGTGTACATTTTCACGCCTGTTTGTTAGGGCGTCCCGTGTACACGCACTACGGTGAGATTGTGGCCGGAAGTGTCGACATGAGGGCGGAAGTGGCTATGCTGACCCGGAACGTCGTTATCCGCGGAGCGATGGAGGCGGTGTGTCCGCAGAACAACGGAAACTGCAATGACTCGATCGTAAACGGACTCGATACGTTCGGAGCGCATATCAAGGTTAGTACAACAAAATAATGCTGATATTTACATGTGAAGATAATCCAAACCACATCGTTAACCCTAATTTCAATCTCCTAATTTAGATCGACTGCAAGTTGCATGTAGCAATCATGGTCGCATTTGAGTAAGAatttaagaacgctcccacagtggcaTTTGAGTCTGACCGCTTGCTTGGTGTAAATCATATCCACCATAAATCGTTTAGGATGTTTTTAAATGTGTAATATGATATGATTATAAAATGACACGCTTGATTTTGTTGTTAAAAGATCCTACGTGGCTTCGCAAATGCCCGGATGTCCAATTTTGAGCTCCGCCAGGCCGGTCAGCAGACGGATTTGGGCCGCTACCCGATACACTTCCACATGACGTTCAACAAGACTACGTCTGCCGCCGTGCCTTACATCCGGTCTGTCAGCATCCACAATACGTTCGCCAGATGCATCACGATACACGGTTCCCATGGCATAATGGTAAGTTCAGCTCTAAAGAAAGACAGTGGGAGCAGCGAACAGGATCATTACAGGATCCTTACAAAACGCTTAACAGAACCATCTGATCCTAAACTGAAGCTTTtactatttgtttgtttgttatcaTTTAATACCAACCGCTAGATATTCGGCATAAAGTATACTGTTAAAACATCTCTAAATTATGCATGTTGATAGAATCATAAAGGATATATGTTCAATCAAAGTGGCTTTTACTTTTAGAGCGAAAGATCTGTCAAAAAGGCGCCCGACCTTAGTACAAACTATTTCAATtagcacaataaataattgatGAACCCGTGTTAAATGTCCATTGACATTACAGGTTAAGGACAACGTGTGCTATCGACCCATGGGCCACGGTTTCTTCCTGGAAGACGGCGGTGAGATGAACAACGTATTCGACGGCAACCTGGCCATGGATGTCCTAAAGGGAACGCTGGAACCTGCAGACAAAACGTCAGTCATTCATTTCCTTCCCTTTTTATACTAATGCATTGTTTCAAGTAATGTACATCAAATTGATTAAAGCAGTTATCCAACTGCGCTCATGTAAATCAATGCTTTTCTTCAAATATCCACTTGTCCACAATTCATCATGTCAATGAAACACTTAACAGTTAAAATTATTCTTATCAATTACTGTTATTTTAATCATTAACATAATACAAcacattgcatttaaaaaaagaaacaaagggGCGATTGTGTGCCCAAGACCATTACATACTTAATGCACACATAGTCAGCGCAACTGTATGAACATACCACGTGACCAAGCATGCACATTTTAGTCGCCCATCTGGATTCTGGATGACGAACCCCAAGAACTCCTTCGTGAATAACGTGGCGGCGGGCGGTAACGGTAATGGCATTTGGTTCGTATTCCCGGACACGCCACTTCCGCCCTCGAGGGAACTCATTCAGCAGGAGGGACTAATGACAACGGGGGAGGCTAAACGGACCATGATATCCGTCTTTGAGAACAACCTGGCTCACTCGCAGGCAGGGGTATGCACAACGCACCAGTGAACTAGCTAGTTGTCCCAAAATGTCTCATTGGTTAATGATGACATCGGTTTATTTTCTTTCGCGAATATAGATACCCATCGGTAACTAGACTATTGCTCTGAAGAATTTATCATTCATAGCGACGTTTTTGCcaataaaaagataaatttgTGTATCCAAACGTTAAAAATGCTTAATAAAGCAATCGCTTAATTTTTTTGACAACTGTGTCCTTTTGATATGATCTCGTTCGAAATATCGTATGTACAaactgtttcagcatcgtcttcACGTTCTTGTGAATAAACGAATGTTGGTCGCAATCAAACCTTCGTGgtgtgatatattttttatactttgATAAATCACAAATCCTTTTGATAAATTTGAAAATGTTGTTTGACACATTTCTATAAAtgtaacacattttttataaagtttaaataaagCATTACCGAGTTTACTTCTGCTTATCAGACAACATAAGACCTTTACATAAATTACTATGTAAAATACTCCATTAAATGATTGTTACAATTAACCATCTATTATTTGAGTGTTTCCCCTACGCCTGTTTCAGTTTGGTATCCTGATTGGCAACTCTCTTAAGGATGACCGCACCACGCACTGCTGCAACATGTGGCAACCTCTTGTTGACCCCAAGAACAACAAGTCGGCTGAGCTACAAATACCCCTTCGGCGGATCACAGGTTAGGCgcataacaacacatttaatgtGAACGACATCGCGTTTAAATGTGAAGTCTAACTACTttggttttgtgtttttgtttattctCAACGGCGAGTTTGTGCGCAAAAAAAGGTTTTGAAGCTTGATAAATATATCAtcagtttcaacagaaaataACGATAGCAAAAGCAACAATAAGAACACAAACAATAACGTATAATTCTATAGTCCTGcctaaaataaacactttttcaTAAGAATCGCTTTTGCCTCGAAACAATCTAGAAATATCACTAAACGGTTAAGATAAAATGTGGGTTAATATATTTACAgtgtataattatgttatagGCTACAAGAACAGGAATTTCAATGTTTGGATCGAAGGCGGGCTTCTGGACGTGTCTCGTGTGTCGTAAGTCCACTTTAACATTGTTCGCAAGGTccaaattatttaacatgaacatGTCTTAAAACAGTCTGCTAGTTTAACGGAGTACTTTGCAGCAAACATTCAAGTTAACAACATCTAGTTATTGtacaatttctctatatagataaacatttatttgtgtTGATATGTTGTAGTTTTACCTTGTGTTTTCCCGTTGCAGATCTGCTGACAGCGCTAATGGCGTTCTTGTTACAAAGTGGGTAGTTTTATACGTAAACATTTAAGAacacatattgaaaaagaataACACAAATCGCGTAATTTATGCCTtaccaaatattttataattatatcatgttgaaatggTCGAATGGCACTTAAATGTACACTAGcatgtaacattttaaacatttaaacaatgtattgtcacaatttaatatatatatgtttatccCACAACTTACAATGCGTTTCGTTCACTTTTAGCGAGGGTCAGCAGTTTCAGAGGGCGGGAAAGTTAAGCCGTTCAGTCGTGATTGGTCAGAGCCCTAACAAGGGTGTGCCTATCTTTGCGGGTTTGGACCACAGCCTTCCATTCACATGGAGTCCGTAAGTTCCGGCATACCTGATTTTTGAGGACTACAGGAATAGCTCATTCGTAATGACATATATAACTCtgtttataatgaaataatgtaattttgcGAGAAACATAAGGATCGATAAgtttaacaatattttgaaaataaaccaCACTTGCAAGAAAACGTGAATGTTTTTAACCCTGTTATTCGCACCAAAGGGACTTTGTGATGTTTCTACAAGctcaattttaataatatgctACATACTACATGTAATATAATTAATCGTCCCACAAATCGCTctctaaaattatcattaatatttacatTTCCAGACAGTGCTGATGTCTACATTTGTGATTAGTCCAGTTTCATTGCTATTGATAGTTTATTCCTCGAGATTTGATAGCGATCTCAAGACGCCTCCTTTAATGTAGAGTAACGCATGCTCACATTCACTCGTCGAGTATGCGGCTGAATATGAAATATGCAGAATGACTTTAAGACCCATTATTTTGTAactatatatagtaaaacatttattaaaaaacatgcaTGTAATCAACTGGCACGCTTTCGTGTCTCAGGAATGCCGTGCAGACCGGGATCACGATGTGGAAGGGACCCACCAAATTCAGCGACATCTGGCTTGATAGCTTCACCTCCAACAGCGTGTACGATATCGCTGCCATCGGCAAGAATCGCAATTCACCTTATTTCTTCTCCGTCCTGACCGAGTTCACAAATATCAGTTTCGCGTTTGACGATCAGGTAACAGACATGGcttagctttaaaaaaaatacacgaaCCGTTTATAATATTTGAAAAGTCATAAGGTAAACGTGGCAATTTTATGTACTTGAAAGTCAACTGTTCTATCGTAATGGTTTACTTACTGGGCTAGTCACAGAGGAACGTGACAGACAACAAATTCGCTACGAAGACTTCACAATTGTTTAGTAGTTTGCCATTTAAGTAAAACTATGGTTCTCGCACTGCACACGGTGCATTTATAAATGATAACAGAAGAATGATTGATTTGTTTAGCAATGTCAAAATAGCACGAGCCTTTGCTTCATTTGGCAGGCTTAACGTGTAAACTCTCTTAGCAAACATTTCAGTACGAACGCTAGTTGAATACCTTCATATAACAaagtcaatgtatttttttttcttaccgtGTCTGTTCAATTTCATGACTCATGTTATTGAATGATTTAAATAACACATTCACAATCGTCTTTATATAAGTTTAAGAAAAAATCTTATTATCATGCACTTTCCGCTGTATTTATTTAGCCTATATCATAAACGTTTGTGTTCGAACAGAACAAGTGCATTTATAACATAATGCATAATTCGTTTTATTTCACAGACAGGTGGTGGAACATATGCCATTTCGGGAAGTAAGACCAACCGCGGTTGGGAGCTCAATCGTGACGGAGAGCAGATTTCCGGGTTCACTTTAAATACCCAGCAGAACGGACATGCCGTCAAGTATTACGTGGTGAAACCCGATCCTCTCTCGGCGGCCGCTGCGGATTGCAAGCTCCGTCCGAACTGGCGTCTGGCAATGTGCAAGACCAAATATGGAAACGTGAGAATTCATTCAAACTTACTAATGTAAAATCCATTGCGCTGAAAGTCGCAGAGTTACAAATATTGATAGGGCGGAAAACTGGAAATTTTTCGAGACTTCTAAAGAATGCGAAGTTTCTAGTCTAATAtgacaaaatgatttttttcgcACTCGTTGATTGTCACTCGCCCTGTGTGATTATGACAAACATGGTTACCCAATAAACTCGTGCTATACAACCCATCCAACAACCACACACATGTAATGTTACCTATACACTGAAATCTGTGAACACAATTGGATTGCAAACGATTGTGGTGATGTCGCTTCTATTTACACAATGCTGTTGAAAAATTAAGGTTATGATGGCACTAATGATTGTGGTGACAATTGCATAAGCTGTTGATCATACAAATTATGATGGCGTGAATGAGTGTGTTAATGATGATATAACTGCTTAttgaaaagtaaatatactatggTAACAAATACTTTTCATTTTAGAGAAACAACGTATCAGGCTTTAGAGTAAACCAATATTACGCCCTATTTCTACTTTTACTTTCAGCTTCGATACACCGGTTTAACGGACGATACAATGAAGGTACAATTTGTGCGGGACCAGATCCCCAGCGCCCAACTGCAGTTCGAAATGAAGACGGGCACGGGGCCGCAGGTCGTACTGGACGGCAGCAGCACATACACAGTCCACTTTACGCCTTTCACGAGAGACGTCGTGCAGTTCAAGGTTCCAGGGATGGAAAGGTATAAGGTGCTGAACCGTCGTTATGTTTCTTGTTAGTTTTCTGAGTCGATGTAAGATAATACGAAACAGTTTacgaattaaaataataatagtacttcccaatatgatttttttgtataaatattttttatattaattgatattaaatttaaaaaaatcaatgacaaacatttttaatagtttaaaataatatgtGAAATCAATTGTTCAATTTACCATTATTCTACATTGCTCTGTTGACTATAGGGTAACGAAACAATAACATCAACAACACTCATAATAGCAGCACCATCAGCTACACCACCTCCTTGTGTACAACAAcctatgtatatatacattagagatacatatatacattaactAACGTGACATTGCAGAGGCGACGTTCTGCGAGTGGGTGTGTGCACTCCCCGAGGGGCCGCGTTCGACCTGCAGTCATTTTTCCCGTACTCCCTCAATGGAAAGGGCAAGTTTACAGTGGTTAGCTCCCTTGCTGAGCTCGACCGTACGGACCCCTTGTTCGATGGCAAGAAAT containing:
- the LOC127840754 gene encoding cell surface hyaluronidase-like, producing the protein MFEGLLTVAVLISSVLSAASVCPHESGYRKWSNLGGWTGGKPTAGSNVMISDSVIVDEDTPGFYNVTIAASGALTFDPKVDLQFRAANIIVNGRFEIGSEDCPYTGNLEITLTGTRADHAGERDPKAILVTSGGTIEIHGEPKRAWTKLQGTLLPDNKNKAILYDHEINGTENTWTNGIGAYTVALRGDSYEILKWGIYNLRSNSQQLAAHINSVQVGEILMMASQKRIDVDVNQTDRFLVYDALETLVSGERTGKSILRSMDKSDGRTWAFIMQKGNQGSVQETSNNQGITSQTVFQAPNGLVLMSETKGTKDFFNQGDNFRIASSLDGVYPRVTVIDDVTTWLPGDKVAIATTDYDPIQTEETQIVFCGDCLHNQFRINRRPVYTHYGEIVAGSVDMRAEVAMLTRNVVIRGAMEAVCPQNNGNCNDSIVNGLDTFGAHIKILRGFANARMSNFELRQAGQQTDLGRYPIHFHMTFNKTTSAAVPYIRSVSIHNTFARCITIHGSHGIMVKDNVCYRPMGHGFFLEDGGEMNNVFDGNLAMDVLKGTLEPADKTRPSGFWMTNPKNSFVNNVAAGGNGNGIWFVFPDTPLPPSRELIQQEGLMTTGEAKRTMISVFENNLAHSQAGFGILIGNSLKDDRTTHCCNMWQPLVDPKNNKSAELQIPLRRITGYKNRNFNVWIEGGLLDVSRVSEGQQFQRAGKLSRSVVIGQSPNKGVPIFAGLDHSLPFTWSPNAVQTGITMWKGPTKFSDIWLDSFTSNSVYDIAAIGKNRNSPYFFSVLTEFTNISFAFDDQTGGGTYAISGSKTNRGWELNRDGEQISGFTLNTQQNGHAVKYYVVKPDPLSAAAADCKLRPNWRLAMCKTKYGNLRYTGLTDDTMKVQFVRDQIPSAQLQFEMKTGTGPQVVLDGSSTYTVHFTPFTRDVVQFKVPGMERGDVLRVGVCTPRGAAFDLQSFFPYSLNGKGKFTVVSSLAELDRTDPLFDGKKYYYDATTGMIYYKFINTQTRNPDEDQECNNGSCPEFRVIISSGNRNDSDCRARIYTSNQLSMAVPTLPEFNDVMPANSDKTAPEGYGAGPMAPFRADVNGGWSEWQTWSACSRTCGEGSQYRLRKCNNPLPEGNGAPCVGLNAETRVCQLRFCAINGEFSDWTAWSACSALSSNDGTYKCSGISERTRACDAPPTQYDGELCEGSSREIKPCRLCNN